A genomic window from Punica granatum isolate Tunisia-2019 chromosome 2, ASM765513v2, whole genome shotgun sequence includes:
- the LOC116195341 gene encoding arabinogalactan protein 13-like, with product MEATKMRLFFAVVVALMAALAVEKVAAAEAPAPSPTSDAATFAPAAAFASLAALAFGYLF from the coding sequence ATGGAGGCGACGAAGATGAGGCTGTTCTTCGCTGTCGTGGTTGCCCTGATGGCGGCCTTGGCCGTCGAGAAGGTGGCAGCAGCTGAGGCCCCTGCCCCGAGCCCCACCTCAGACGCCGCCACATTTGCCCCCGCTGCTGCGTTCGCCTCCCTCGCAGCCCTCGCGTTCGGCTACCTCTTCTGA
- the LOC116194636 gene encoding uncharacterized protein LOC116194636 isoform X2, with protein MEGVTMRTLALSTSPWSTYLLQYTRTPAPAPLPPSLLRFSHPSPRCRFPSVSSSPVRPLSSMAASSAQSHAQAPSAGDANVFQLIQAHEEKAARLPPIEEIRTVLDRSVRGMLSTLSHKLEDYPSGSMVDFACDADGSPILAVSSLAYHTKDLLGNPKCSLLVARDPEDMTDLVITVHGDAVAVTEQEKEAARAAYLSKHPNAFWVDFGDFQFMRIEPKVVRYVSGVATALLGSGEFLKEEYKAAKVDPIAQFSKPVSSHMNRDHAEDTKAIVRHWTSIPVDSAYMLDIDSLGFNVNATCQGTSVKLRVPFTRRAVDRKDVKTLIVEMLQAAQPKDS; from the exons ATGGAAGGAGTAACCATGAGGACGCTAGCATTGTCAACGTCTCCTTGGTCGACCTACCTCCTCCAATATACTCGCACGCCTGCGCCTGCCCCTCTCCCTCCTTCCCTTTTACGATTTTCCCATCCCTCCCCGCGCTGCCGTTTCCCCTCCGTCTCCTCGTCTCCGGTTCGCCCGCTTTCCTCCATGGCTGCTTCTTCAGCTCAGTCTCATGCTCAG GCCCCGTCGGCGGGAGATGCGAACGTTTTCCAGCTGATTCAAGCTCATGAG GAGAAGGCTGCCCGGCTTCCACCGATTGAGGAAATCCGGACTGTGCTTGATCGCAGTGTGCGGGGCATGCTCTCCACTCTTTCTCAT AAACTCGAGGATTACCCATCAGGTTCTATGGTCGATTTTGCTTGTGATGCGGATGGATCTCCTATACTAGCAGTCAGCAGCCTTGCCTATCATACAAAG GACCTATTGGGTAACCCCAAGTGCTCGCTCCTTGTTGCCCGAGATCCTGAAGACATGACTGATTTGGTGATCACTGTGCATGGTGATGCTGTAGCT GTAACTGAACAAGAGAAAGAAGCCGCACGTGCTGCATATCTTTCAAAGCATCCAAATGCATTCTGG GTTGACTTTGGCGACTTCCAATTTATGCGCATTGAACCGAAAGTTGTGCGGTACGTTTCAGGGGTCGCAACAGCTCTGTTAGGTTCAGGAG AGTTCCTCAAAGAGGAGTACAAGGCTGCAAAAGTGGACCCAATAGCCCAGTTCTCTAAGCCCGTTTCG TCTCACATGAACAGAGATCATGCTGAAGACACAAAAGCTATAGTGCGACACTGGACTTCAATTCCA GTGGATTCTGCTTACATGTTGGATATTGATAGCCTGGGTTTCAACGTAAAC GCAACTTGTCAGGGAACATCAGTCAAACTAAGAGTCCCATTTACCCGCCGTGCTGTAGACAGAAA GGATGTGAAGACTCTAATTGTTGAAATGCTTCAAGCTGCACAGCCTAAAGACAGTTGA
- the LOC116194636 gene encoding uncharacterized protein LOC116194636 isoform X1 gives MEGVTMRTLALSTSPWSTYLLQYTRTPAPAPLPPSLLRFSHPSPRCRFPSVSSSPVRPLSSMAASSAQSHAQQAPSAGDANVFQLIQAHEEKAARLPPIEEIRTVLDRSVRGMLSTLSHKLEDYPSGSMVDFACDADGSPILAVSSLAYHTKDLLGNPKCSLLVARDPEDMTDLVITVHGDAVAVTEQEKEAARAAYLSKHPNAFWVDFGDFQFMRIEPKVVRYVSGVATALLGSGEFLKEEYKAAKVDPIAQFSKPVSSHMNRDHAEDTKAIVRHWTSIPVDSAYMLDIDSLGFNVNATCQGTSVKLRVPFTRRAVDRKDVKTLIVEMLQAAQPKDS, from the exons ATGGAAGGAGTAACCATGAGGACGCTAGCATTGTCAACGTCTCCTTGGTCGACCTACCTCCTCCAATATACTCGCACGCCTGCGCCTGCCCCTCTCCCTCCTTCCCTTTTACGATTTTCCCATCCCTCCCCGCGCTGCCGTTTCCCCTCCGTCTCCTCGTCTCCGGTTCGCCCGCTTTCCTCCATGGCTGCTTCTTCAGCTCAGTCTCATGCTCAG CAGGCCCCGTCGGCGGGAGATGCGAACGTTTTCCAGCTGATTCAAGCTCATGAG GAGAAGGCTGCCCGGCTTCCACCGATTGAGGAAATCCGGACTGTGCTTGATCGCAGTGTGCGGGGCATGCTCTCCACTCTTTCTCAT AAACTCGAGGATTACCCATCAGGTTCTATGGTCGATTTTGCTTGTGATGCGGATGGATCTCCTATACTAGCAGTCAGCAGCCTTGCCTATCATACAAAG GACCTATTGGGTAACCCCAAGTGCTCGCTCCTTGTTGCCCGAGATCCTGAAGACATGACTGATTTGGTGATCACTGTGCATGGTGATGCTGTAGCT GTAACTGAACAAGAGAAAGAAGCCGCACGTGCTGCATATCTTTCAAAGCATCCAAATGCATTCTGG GTTGACTTTGGCGACTTCCAATTTATGCGCATTGAACCGAAAGTTGTGCGGTACGTTTCAGGGGTCGCAACAGCTCTGTTAGGTTCAGGAG AGTTCCTCAAAGAGGAGTACAAGGCTGCAAAAGTGGACCCAATAGCCCAGTTCTCTAAGCCCGTTTCG TCTCACATGAACAGAGATCATGCTGAAGACACAAAAGCTATAGTGCGACACTGGACTTCAATTCCA GTGGATTCTGCTTACATGTTGGATATTGATAGCCTGGGTTTCAACGTAAAC GCAACTTGTCAGGGAACATCAGTCAAACTAAGAGTCCCATTTACCCGCCGTGCTGTAGACAGAAA GGATGTGAAGACTCTAATTGTTGAAATGCTTCAAGCTGCACAGCCTAAAGACAGTTGA